From Gemmatimonadota bacterium, the proteins below share one genomic window:
- a CDS encoding cell division protein ZapA translates to MAHSDDLHKTRVTIFGSEYVLSSEESGEYTSKISNFVDQKMNLIAAIEDTGDTARIALMAAFDIANQIVRHRTRRREGRIRIDDALRRLEQHIDGAKK, encoded by the coding sequence ATGGCCCATTCTGATGATTTACATAAGACCAGGGTGACGATCTTTGGCTCTGAATATGTACTCAGTAGTGAGGAGTCGGGGGAATATACCTCTAAAATTTCAAATTTTGTCGATCAAAAAATGAACCTGATTGCCGCGATCGAAGACACAGGTGATACCGCTCGGATTGCACTAATGGCTGCATTTGATATTGCCAATCAAATTGTGCGTCATCGCACTCGACGTCGAGAAGGTCGCATTCGCATAGATGATGCTCTCAGGCGTTTGGAGCAGCATATAGATGGCGCAAAGAAGTGA